The following are encoded in a window of Roseimaritima ulvae genomic DNA:
- a CDS encoding cytochrome c family protein, with amino-acid sequence MATTTLVGGVLLAADAVGVSNAAVAAVGISAAGSAAAPADPHRVLGNQTCVKCHAAEVAVWKQTPHAKTFDELHRRPEARKIAANLGVQSIKYDGRCVACHYTQQADAANGHELTAISGVSCESCHGPARDWLEVHHDYGGVNVTRQSESPVHRQQRLQRSVALGMRNPANLYLMAQSCYRCHTVGDEELVNVGGHTAGSLDFEMVSWSQGLVRHNFVRSDGKVNEVSSRERLRVMFVAGMIADLESSLRAVATATEKATYGLTVAKRADRAAKRLKSVQAKVNHPRLAEVLKVYGAVKLKLNNQAQLTAAANEVSKLGYAFAEETDGTDLAGIDPYVPAAKKWK; translated from the coding sequence ATGGCGACCACAACCCTCGTGGGTGGCGTGTTGCTGGCGGCCGACGCGGTGGGCGTTTCGAACGCTGCGGTGGCGGCAGTCGGCATTTCGGCGGCCGGTAGTGCGGCCGCTCCGGCCGATCCGCATCGCGTGCTGGGGAACCAGACCTGCGTCAAATGCCACGCTGCGGAAGTCGCCGTCTGGAAGCAAACGCCACACGCCAAAACCTTCGATGAATTGCACCGTCGTCCCGAAGCTCGCAAGATCGCGGCCAATCTGGGCGTTCAGTCGATCAAATACGACGGCCGCTGTGTGGCGTGCCATTACACTCAACAAGCGGACGCGGCCAACGGGCATGAACTGACCGCCATCAGCGGCGTGTCCTGCGAATCTTGCCACGGACCGGCTCGCGATTGGTTGGAGGTCCATCACGATTACGGCGGGGTCAACGTGACTCGCCAGAGCGAATCGCCGGTGCATCGGCAACAACGGTTGCAGCGGAGCGTGGCGCTGGGAATGCGCAATCCGGCCAACTTGTATCTGATGGCGCAGAGCTGCTACCGTTGCCATACTGTCGGTGACGAAGAATTGGTCAATGTTGGCGGCCACACCGCGGGTAGTTTGGATTTTGAAATGGTATCCTGGTCGCAGGGCTTGGTTCGCCACAACTTTGTCCGCAGCGACGGCAAGGTCAACGAGGTCAGCAGTCGCGAACGGTTGCGAGTGATGTTTGTGGCCGGCATGATCGCGGATCTGGAAAGCAGCCTGCGAGCGGTGGCCACGGCGACGGAAAAAGCCACCTATGGATTGACCGTTGCCAAGCGTGCTGACCGGGCGGCCAAACGACTGAAAAGTGTGCAGGCCAAGGTCAATCATCCACGCTTGGCTGAAGTGCTGAAGGTGTATGGTGCGGTGAAATTAAAATTAAACAATCAAGCTCAACTGACCGCGGCCGCCAACGAAGTCTCTAAACTGGGGTATGCCTTCGCCGAGGAAACCGACGGCACCGATTTGGCGGGCATTGATCCATATGTGCCTGCGGCGAAAAAATGGAAGTAG